Sequence from the Helianthus annuus cultivar XRQ/B chromosome 13, HanXRQr2.0-SUNRISE, whole genome shotgun sequence genome:
GGGGGTAAAACTGTCAGAGTAAGGGGCTGGTCCCCCGCCCCGAGGCCTATATGGGGAGTAGGTGGGTCTCACTCTATCATGCAACATTTTATCAAAAGTTGATTTTCATAGATATGATGTACCTTTTTCTGGAGGTTTTGGAGTGGGGTTGTTCCTCCGGGCTGGGACATCCATCTCCTTAGCCTTGCTGACTATGTCCTTTCCCCTGACGAAGGCCCTGACTCGATCTATAAGATTGTCAAATGTGTGTGGGAACTCCTCCCCAGCTTCTCACATAGTTGTGCATGCTTTAGCCCGTTGATGAAGCTGTTGATTTTCATGACCTCCGGGACATCTTTGATGTTCATGCTTTCCTTGATGAACCTTTCCATGTATTGATCTATCTGCTCGTTGTCCCGCTGCCTTATATGCATGATCTCGTTAGGGTTTTTGATCACCTTTCTTTGTTGACTGAAGTTTCTCAGGAACTTCTCGCTCAACTCCTCATAACTGTCTATTCCCCCAGGGGGAGGCTGTCAAACCAGAGCCTGGCTCCCTCCATTAGGGTTTGCACGAACATGTGGCACCAGACAGGCATGGGCCATCGTCCTAGTTGTCCTGCACCCTTGAAGGCATGCAGGTGATCCTTCGGGTCCCTGGTACCATCATATCTGTCGAAATTCAGGGGTAACTTGAGCTTCGGGGGCATGGGAGCCTCGGCGATCCTCTTGGTGAACTTTGAGACCTCAGCTAAATTTTAAGGAAGGTAGGGTTGGTCTAAGCCACTGTTGCCTTGATTCTCCTTTTCTTTTCCCTTTGACCCTTTAATGAGGTCCTCCCTTTCTTCTGATGTCATTTGCTTTAGAGCCGTCATGAGGTTTTCCAAAGGATCAGAGCTGTTGTCCTTGTTTTGTGGGCCAGTTTGTCCCTTGTTGGGTGGTGTATCGAAGGACAACCTGGCCTTGAGACTCTCGAGCCTCTCCTGCCTTTCCAAATCCTCAAGATGTTTCTTGAGCTCTTCTTTATGCATGGCAACAAAATTAGGGGTGATGGTGCTTTCTTTTTCCAAGATCCCTGTTTGGTTCTCGTTCTCTTCCTCATGTGTGATGTCTTCTATGAAGACTCCATTGTTGACGTCGTGCACCGTCTGAATGGTCCGTGCACTGGGAGGTGTTGCCATGTCGCCTTTTTGTGGTGATGGGTTATCACAGCGCCGATGCTTTGTCGAGTGGGAAAATCAGCTGGACTGAAGTCCCTGGATGACGTTCAAAGGGTCTTCATTGACGTTTGTGATATCCCAGCCTTTGTTCTCTACAAAAAAggaaaccgttagcctcgtcatgGAGGGCCCCGGGAGGGGGATGTCACAaccgtcaaaaatccaggtatccgtacaatttaattaatattaattagtgcttaatgactgtgctgaattacaactgatgacttaaactgctttctgattactatatcatacttacatgtgcatcacatattacaTAACATCATCTCATTATCACATGCAAACTTTattgacaaacatgatgcacaaagcacagttagcacagttagcggataactcagaaaattgctgacgatgttcagtacatagacagacagtgttttgagacccagtatgagCCGGAAACCAAGttctacactagtatagtgtgtagggaagtaaggaccacaaaactgcttcactaggtgatagcttaagtgccggaaagtgcctaaaacccacttaaagtgctgaattcagcacatttcagcaaaattcagcaatttaacaaactagtaacatgcaaaaatatggtaaaatggtcctgaatgctttcctaagtgtcgggaatcaaaagtgtcacaaaagggtacttaaagatcactaaacggaatagtttgacactttaacgaaccggtatctaaccgaacaaccgaacactACCCGAGACACCAAAATTATagtagaagcattgttttaatttttctgagctagttatgatccccgaataTCATAACACCCTACTAAAAATATCTAGTAAATAACACTTGCTACTAACACTTGAAATGGAACCTTAATCTAACTATATGGTTAAAATTTACAATTAGAACACCCCCCTCCCCCATGCTAGTAATGGATCACCAAAGGTGGCCCACCCTTGATCTCCATAATCTTGCTAGATATGAATAGATCTCATTGGATTTAGTAGAAGATATGGACATGTACTTAGGGAACacttaaaccattggatattagCTAAACTTGGTTATAAGAAGGTCCATAACTCATCATTCTTACACCACTTCACCACATTTCATCTccttccctcccctcccctccattTGGCCGAGAACAAGCACACCCCACCCCACCATCATCATTTCACTCCCAAGCAAACCATATACTCACAAAGGTGTAACAAGGTGTTTAAGGAAGCTCGGTGctcttggatcttgaaggactTCTCCCAATTGCTTTCATCCTCCACATTTGTCATCACCATCTTTTGTGTTCATCCCTTGCCTTTGTGCTAGTCGTAAGACTCTCATAATCCTTATTTACTTCATAtgtagttggttaaaagatgtagtatGTTGTTAATCACAAGAACACCAAAGAACGTAAACATGAATCATGAACATAATCTTGATATATGATGAAACTATGTTGTTTAGTGTATGAATGATACTTGCTTGTTAATTACTTGagattatgatgttgatcatcataaggagcttgttagattgtgattaaacacatgatctagcaagagagaggatgattatgtgataAAACAAGATGATCGTCCTCATGTGCaagcatgaacttgaataataagatgatttcttgaaaaaaaataaacaaagtaAGTTAGTAATCTTATGGATCTAAGATTTATGAATGGTTTTCCAAAAGAACCAAGCTCAAAATGtgatttttagaagatcttgGTTCTTACTTAAATATACACTATTTTTGGTGATAAAACAAGTATAAGAACActttgtttacaagaaaaattcaaaagaatgatttttgaaaaaatcatctaacaagttgtaaacactcaaatctttcaagaatgagatttttaaagaaataaacacactttaaagggtaactaagtctactataaacactaccaagttactacaagtttttatgaaaactcaagttcatgatctttatgtagatagctttgttttagcacttggtaagtgtagattgattgttgattgtttgggatgatttttgaaaagaaaatgatatgctttaatagcatggacacctccatttttagaggaaactatgacgaaattttctaaaaatacaaacacttagaaaaatatttttaaacaaatatttacaagtatgttttaaactatggttttcaatataaactttgccatagattttgttacaaaaatacaaatattggaggttggtttttgtaaataaaaataactaaatatgtatttggaagatatatatttagaagacgCATTGTGTGtaattatttgtatactttgtttattagttatattattttaggatttaaagtaatatgacttaacaaaataccaagaaatttacaacccaaaataataccaaaaatcacgaggaataaatatatataagttacgcacttaatattgtgaaaccgaacgtaAGAaagtaacttacaaaatattccggaaaataccgctataaatatatttttggtaaatactaTTTTGGAtgcaagaaatgaaaatatgatttttgtaaatattactaaagtatatcatatttttgacaaggagaaaatatattatttttgggaagttaaaatatatttttctagaATATTtggaagatatatgatttttgagaaaaatatatattctctTGAAATACATGatttttggacaaaataagtttaaatatgttttctaagttagacttaaaaatatattattttggaactacaaatacaagaatacgaaaatacatgtataaaataCCCCCATCATTGGGAAGAAAATACGgaaataaatacttgagaagtattattacaaatTATTGTTTAACAAATAtttcaaaaataatataatttaaagttaaaacaattattattttaacaagaaattataacttgggataatactaaaagaaacgtaactcaaacacgtaaatactaaggcaaggcacgacccgttaGTCTAATAGacatagtacgttgtaggtagtcgggtttgctgaagagatttgggttacgattctgaagacgcaatactgtgagttcatgtcccccttttcttttaactgttttcagttttataacttcgggggtgatatacatgttacaattatttacaaacagtttatacatggtatggttagctaaggagggTTACCGCTTGATCATGTGGAAGGTGGGTATAACaattaaggccattaatcctcgtcgtagtaccgagggacatgagtgatagatctatttgggtgtagcgagcctacacccatgaggaccagggtggcccatgtggtgactatgtccacaTACAAATGCCGTGGCAAaattccgctaggtttgagttttcctgcaccatttcacacataccattggccttgcaaaccattggtgatctgtttttccttattgctacataccagggacatacatacaggcatactttaaaggtttattcatacacaaacacatgaactcgctcaacttttgttgatgttttcaaattacatgtatttcagggaactaagtggatgTGGCAGGTGTGTGCATGTTTGTCAAGCTGCGTCATGAATAAAGGATGTCATCCAAGTCAGTagggtttaggagatgtatcctattcctggacgggatacatgttCCTAAACTCGGATTTAGTTAAGGTCTTTTGTTAAGTCtttatgaactcatttaaacATGTGGTGGTTTGTATCTTAAGCTTGGTGTCAACATTTCAAACAATTATGTTGTGTTATTTTTTGAATTTAaatttatggatgaacatctatggtttttatcatatagtgttgttatgattgaatgctatggtattaagaaagtcacaccaataatcacgcttccgcaaaagtcagggtgtgacagtttggtatcagagcttcgatcgtagcgaactaggattctttctcgagtctagactacgatcattagggctctcacgaaaatgttttcaaacatgtttacattgcatgcacaaaacgtccagatccagggaacaaacatttttacaaacaaaaaagcacaaaacacatttcaaagcttataatttagtcttagagactggggaagtttAGTCTAAGAAACTGGGGAAGTTTAGTTTGAGAGACTGGGTAGTTCAGTTTGAGGACTGGGTAGTTCAGTTTAGGaaactggggaggtttagtctgagaggctaggtagttcagtctgagaggctgggtgggatagtctgggaagactaggatgattacatgCTTACGTTGTTACTGCTTACTTGCttatttgatgattgttgatatatgtgcatatattGTGATTGTgttgttacagacaccatgtccTCCTCTGAGAGTGGAGTATCAGATACAGTAGACCCTATGGCCATAGTTTCAGATGATGAGATAGCCACAGACCCTGACGTTTTCACCTCTGACACTACGAGTGACGACGATGATGATTTCCAGCCGTTTGCTTTACCAGATTTCGGCGATAATATACCGCTAGCTGATGGTCTTCCTGGCGAGGATCTACTTCTTGTTTAGATCCCTGCTCCTTTTCCTCTTGCTGCATTTCCTCTCGAGGATCTGCCTCTTAACGCTATGTCTGACGACGACATCGATCTTTTTATTGAGGGCCTCCCTAAGGGTGCCCAGGATGATGGAGTTCCAGTCGCCGATGTCATTGCTGTTCCGCTTGTCGAGATTCCTGTCGTTGAGATTTCATCTGACCGTTCTGGTCCTTATTCATTCGAGTCTGTGTCATCTACTACCTTACACGCACTGGGATTGCAGCATTATCCCACCGATTCTGATTCTGACACAGCTATGTCTGCCGCACCTGTTTCTCCACAGGATTTCGAGTTTGATGATGAGTTCGATCCTGTCTTTCCACATAATTTGATCCTGAGCATGAGATTGAGTTTGTCCCCAATGATCAGCCTTTTGAGGCACCTGTCGACCCTGACGTGATACCCGCCGATCCTGAGCTTGCACCAGTTGACCCTGAGCCTATGATTGCACCCGAGCCTATACCTGCTCACGATCCTTtgcctgagcatgaccctgtACCCGTTGACATTCCAGTTGTTGCACCACCTTTACCTGACCCGATCCCTGTACTTGTTGATCATGCTCCTTTTGCAGCCCAGATTGACCCCAGATATGCATTCACCCGCAATGGGTGGATCGAGGACGATGATGACTTGCCTCCTTTTGTTAGGCCTGTTACTCCCCCACCTACACCTACACATGCACCAGCTGATATCGCCCCATTTCACCCACATGTTTTTGACATTCACCGTACTGATCTACTGGTCACGTTCTTACAGGATATCCCTccaccccgtccaggggaaggtcCATCGAGTCAGCAGCCCAGTCATATACCTTCTGTGTCAGCAGCCGATCCTTTCATGCCACAGTATACACACACTGCTCCTTTTGCTTCTGCACCCATAGGCGAGCCACTTATTTGGTTTCCGCCCAACACGATGCCTGTGTCTGACCCATATCATCCTTCACATTACACTGGTTACACCAGGGATGATCTGCTTTTGTCGTTACAGCTCCAGCAGGAGTTGTTGTGCCGTATAGTCATGGAGTTAGAGAGGATTCCGCGTCCTCCACCTTGCACTTGTCAGTCACCATTCGTGACTCCACCGGCTCCTCTTCTGCCATACCCAGATTTTGACGTTCGTTTTCttactatggagcagcagattagTTACCTGCTGCGTACCGTTTATGCTCTTGAGGAGGAGTTAGCGCATTTGCGCAGTTTGCTTTtcgttcctccacctcctcctcctccaccatcagcaTAACATTTTTTGGTTTTATGCAGGTAGCATACTTTTGATGAGAGTGTAGCTATTGAGCCCAGATTGCACAGCCTTTTTGGAAGACCACTttttgacttattgacttttGACTATTGTAGTTTGGTGGATATTTTgggcaaaccacatggactatccggACACTTTTCTCTATAAAAAGCAAAACATTGGTTAAGTACCATATTTTTCCTTTTACAAGGGAGGTGTGCGAGTTTCAGGCAAGCCATATGGGATTTGATGTTTGGAGGATAGTGTTGACTTTTTGATAAAGCATTGTTTTGTTACTGTAGTGAGATGCTATTGAGCTTATAacaccatgtgtagtggtaatgcctttaatttttggcgttttgcgccatgtggcagctCAGTCAGCAATGAGGTATTATGGGGcattttctaaaatgggtgtagtggggatgtggggcattatgttaaatgagatgtaatataattaaataaaacgaAAACCATCAGAAAATCTTATTGGACAAAGAATAGGAAGATGAAGGGTGTCTGGACAAACAAATGGGAGCAAGGGCGTGGAAAATAGCACGCCAAATGCAATTTTAGGTTCAAAACGCCCCTGGGGGCCGTATGTGGGCGAAATTGGGCAAAAAAACGCCCAAAACACGCTCGAGTACGGGTGGTCTAAGGGTGGAAGGAGTGTTCCCCAAATGGGGAGTGGTAAACTTTTTCtctaaccaataatgtcatgccaTGTCAACTCATCACTCCACTCCTCATTTCACACTCAATCACTAGGGGTGCTCAAACACATGGAGAGTGgtaaataatttattaaaaaaataaaagaaaatgtgTGATTAGTTAGAAGGGGTTGGTGCCCACTATTAGCCTCCCATCTCTCTTCTCTTCCCACATTCGATGACTACACATCGTATCCCCTACTCCCCGCTCATCGAATAGAGGCTGGCGCCCCTTGTCGCGCGGTAAACTATGGTCACCGAAGGGGTCGGTACCCCTTCCACCCTAAGCAATTGAGCAAATGTATATAGCTTCTAAGTGTCTTCAATTTTTGAGTTCTTTAGAAAGTGGGTTTTACTTACCAACATCATCagtcaacaaaaaaaaaatacagtAAAGGAACTAATGATAAAACAGAACAATTGATCAAACCACAATTGAATTAAATGCTACATATTATTATTATGAATGACAAACTAACATATCACTAAATACTTCTATATCTGCATCATATAGGATTTAAACCTTTCACCTCTCAAATATATGGGAGACACCTTACTACCACACTATATCCATTGAGGACTCATAAAACTAAATATTTGGTAAAAGAAATGT
This genomic interval carries:
- the LOC110894850 gene encoding pollen-specific leucine-rich repeat extensin-like protein 1 — translated: MSDDDIDLFIEGLPKGAQDDGVPVADVIAVPLVEIPVVEISSDRSGPYSFESVSSTTLHALGLQHYPTDSDSDTAMSAAPVSPQDFEFDDEFDPPFEAPVDPDVIPADPELAPVDPEPMIAPEPIPAHDPLPEHDPVPVDIPVVAPPLPDPIPVLVDHAPFAAQIDPRYAFTRNGWIEDDDDLPPFVRPVTPPPTPTHAPADIAPFHPHVFDIHRTDLLVTFLQDIPPPRPGEGPSSQQPSHIPSVSAADPFMPQYTHTAPFASAPIGEPLIWFPPNTMPVSDPYHPSHYTGYTRDDLLLSLQLQQELLCRIVMELERIPRPPPCTCQSPFVTPPAPLLPYPDFDVRFLTMEQQISYLLRTVYALEEELAHLRSLLFVPPPPPPPPSA